A single Musa acuminata AAA Group cultivar baxijiao chromosome BXJ2-1, Cavendish_Baxijiao_AAA, whole genome shotgun sequence DNA region contains:
- the LOC135599084 gene encoding probable E3 ubiquitin-protein ligase RHC1A yields MSRANTHWCYVCSRAVQPLGRDMTCPNCNGGFVQELNELDDRLNPFDYFVVDSNDRRNNQFGIIDAFSALIRQRMGGSSREFDVHGRPSVPMGNGTRFGLEPWLLFRGQLPSHTSNGETELLFNGGTGVGMSRANLGHYFFGSGFEDFIEQLSRNNHHGPPPASQSAIDAMPIVKINQRHLRGDSHCPVCKDKFELGSEAREMPCKHLYHSDCIIPWLVQHNSCPVCRHRLPSQASGHGNHVRSRNQYFGDGSSINSYTTRENGGESQARRNLFSFLGPYGTAITTNSNTNGTGGSSSTAVQEDINQMHYSGWPFDY; encoded by the coding sequence ATGTCAAGAGCAAATACACATTGGTGTTATGTTTGCAGTCGAGCAGTTCAGCCACTCGGAAGGGACATGACCTGCCCCAACTGTAATGGAGGCTTTGTGCAAGAACTGAATGAGCTAGACGACAGACTGAACCCATTTGATTATTTTGTAGTGGACTCTAATGATCGCCGCAACAATCAGTTTGGAATTATCGATGCCTTCTCTGCATTGATAAGGCAAAGAATGGGAGGAAGCAGCAGGGAGTTTGATGTCCATGGTAGACCCAGTGTTCCCATGGGAAATGGGACAAGATTTGGACTCGAGCCTTGGCTGCTGTTTCGTGGCCAGCTTCCTTCGCATACATCTAACGGAGAGACTGAACTTCTATTTAATGGTGGCACTGGAGTTGGGATGAGTCGTGCTAACTTGGGGCACTACTTTTTTGGTTCTGGATTTGAAGACTTCATCGAACAGCTTAGCAGGAATAACCACCATGGCCCACCACCTGCTTCGCAATCAGCAATTGATGCCATGCCCATCGTGAAGATCAACCAGAGGCATCTTCGAGGTGATTCACACTGTCCAGTTTGCAAAGACAAATTTGAGTTGGGATCTGAAGCACGTGAAATGCCATGTAAGCATTTATATCACTCAGACTGCATCATCCCTTGGTTAGTCCAACACAATTCTTGCCCAGTTTGTCGCCACAGGCTGCCATCCCAAGCCTCCGGTCATGGAAATCATGTACGTAGTAGAAACCAGTATTTTGGTGATGGTTCAAGCATCAACAGTTATACTACTAGGGAAAATGGTGGAGAAAGCCAAGCCAGGAGAAATCTCTTCTCCTTTCTTGGGCCATATGGCACTGCAATCACCACTAACTCTAACACAAATGGGACGGGTGGGAGTAGTTCTACTGCTGTTCAGGAAGATATCAATCAGATGCATTATTCTGGCTGGCCCTTCGACTATTAA